The following coding sequences lie in one Megalodesulfovibrio gigas DSM 1382 = ATCC 19364 genomic window:
- a CDS encoding energy-coupling factor transporter transmembrane component T family protein produces the protein MHICARLIGVAVLSAVIAVSAQPEALASAALAGGVVLLLGWPGRSAVLRGLGAVNAFVVLLWLVVPFSGSGAVLHRLGPVAVHADGVALALKATLRANAIACLLLGLIVATPLHVLVKGMESLRIPEKLCAMLYFCVRYVQDIREMHNRLQTAAALRCFVPACNRHTWHTVGNMFAMTVVRSLDQAHRVHQAMQLRGYDGSFRRLPLPGMARWDWLALAVLLAVAAGLVALECNLLELIRD, from the coding sequence GTGCACATATGTGCGCGCCTGATTGGCGTGGCGGTGTTGTCTGCCGTGATTGCCGTGTCGGCGCAGCCGGAAGCCCTGGCGAGTGCCGCGCTGGCGGGTGGTGTGGTGTTGCTGCTGGGCTGGCCGGGCCGCAGCGCCGTCCTGCGGGGGCTGGGGGCCGTCAATGCGTTTGTGGTGTTGCTGTGGCTTGTTGTTCCGTTTTCTGGAAGCGGTGCAGTGCTGCATCGCCTTGGTCCTGTCGCGGTGCATGCAGACGGCGTCGCCCTGGCGCTCAAGGCAACATTGCGCGCCAATGCCATCGCGTGTCTGTTGCTTGGACTCATTGTCGCAACCCCGCTGCATGTCTTGGTCAAGGGAATGGAGTCGTTGCGAATCCCCGAAAAGCTGTGCGCCATGTTGTATTTTTGTGTCAGATATGTGCAGGATATTCGGGAAATGCACAACAGGTTGCAGACTGCGGCGGCATTGCGGTGCTTTGTGCCGGCCTGCAACAGGCATACGTGGCATACCGTGGGCAACATGTTCGCCATGACGGTGGTTCGCAGTCTCGATCAGGCCCACAGGGTGCATCAGGCCATGCAGTTGCGTGGCTATGACGGCAGTTTTCGACGATTGCCCCTGCCGGGCATGGCGCGATGGGATTGGCTGGCGCTGGCGGTGTTGCTCGCCGTGGCCGCGGGGCTGGTGGCCCTGGAATGCAACCTTCTGGAGCTGATCCGTGACTGA
- the dacB gene encoding D-alanyl-D-alanine carboxypeptidase/D-alanyl-D-alanine endopeptidase: MGVQSCRHGMQVVAITLVVWTWVMACSIGVAGGQPAAQALPSAVAARPWSAGEIETLSQQLRAVIAKSPLDSAHVGAILLPVDPAGPLVAQFNAEKLFVPASTLKLFTTAAALDTLGSEYRFTTSFSHTGMVKDGVLHGDLIVRSNGDPSFSATWCQDGDFCMGEIAGHLLSKGIHEVRGSLIADTSQFAGPLLGPAWEWDDLSYYYATPVDALSCGENTVEVSAVPGQPGAALAIRAVPEGYFSIKNQAIARAKGEDFCMARELGTETVTISGALAPRGKGVTAAVSVNDPARYFLFNMKNSMSKKGIRVSGGSQVIREGLAAAAVPLFERQSPPLQAVCAVVNRESHNLFAELTQHAVAHARTGKGDFATGAALVRQWATALGVDGDGMVIVDGSGLSRKNMISPKAMAEMLRAMVRRPVFPIYYASLPVAGSHGSMARRLTGTKGEGVVHGKVGYMTGHSSIAGYAQDQQGRWVVFAVMVNNNAGEPKEARMLQDEIVTLIVGR; encoded by the coding sequence GTGGGCGTTCAATCTTGCCGTCATGGCATGCAGGTGGTGGCCATCACGCTGGTGGTGTGGACATGGGTGATGGCATGCAGCATCGGCGTTGCAGGCGGGCAGCCTGCGGCCCAGGCGCTGCCGTCTGCCGTGGCGGCGCGGCCATGGAGTGCTGGCGAAATCGAGACCTTGTCGCAGCAGTTGCGGGCAGTTATTGCGAAATCCCCTTTGGATTCCGCACACGTCGGCGCCATCCTGCTGCCTGTAGATCCTGCGGGCCCGTTGGTTGCCCAGTTCAATGCCGAAAAGTTGTTCGTTCCGGCATCAACCCTGAAGCTGTTCACCACGGCTGCAGCCTTGGACACGCTTGGAAGTGAATATCGGTTCACCACGTCATTCTCCCATACAGGCATGGTGAAGGACGGGGTGCTGCACGGTGATTTGATCGTACGAAGCAATGGCGATCCATCTTTCTCTGCAACGTGGTGTCAGGACGGCGATTTTTGCATGGGAGAGATCGCCGGGCATCTGTTGTCAAAGGGCATTCATGAGGTGCGAGGCAGTCTCATTGCAGATACCTCGCAGTTTGCCGGTCCCCTGCTTGGCCCAGCCTGGGAATGGGACGACCTTTCGTACTATTATGCCACGCCGGTTGATGCGTTGAGTTGCGGTGAGAATACCGTGGAGGTCTCCGCGGTCCCCGGACAACCCGGGGCCGCCCTGGCCATACGCGCCGTTCCGGAAGGATATTTTTCCATAAAAAATCAGGCGATTGCCCGGGCCAAGGGCGAGGACTTCTGCATGGCGCGGGAACTGGGCACGGAAACCGTCACCATCAGCGGCGCCCTGGCCCCCCGCGGCAAGGGCGTGACCGCGGCGGTCTCGGTCAACGATCCGGCAAGGTATTTTCTGTTCAATATGAAGAACAGCATGTCAAAAAAAGGAATACGCGTATCTGGCGGTTCGCAGGTGATTCGCGAAGGTCTGGCCGCCGCCGCGGTTCCCTTGTTCGAGCGGCAATCCCCCCCGTTACAGGCGGTCTGCGCTGTGGTGAACAGGGAAAGCCATAATCTTTTCGCAGAGTTGACACAGCATGCAGTGGCGCATGCCCGCACTGGCAAGGGGGACTTCGCCACAGGTGCGGCCCTGGTGCGGCAATGGGCCACGGCCCTTGGGGTGGATGGCGATGGGATGGTCATCGTGGACGGGTCCGGCCTTTCCCGGAAGAACATGATTTCCCCCAAGGCCATGGCGGAAATGCTGCGCGCCATGGTGCGTCGCCCGGTATTTCCAATCTATTATGCGAGCCTGCCCGTGGCGGGCAGCCATGGGAGCATGGCCCGGCGACTCACGGGCACCAAAGGTGAGGGCGTGGTGCATGGCAAGGTGGGCTATATGACCGGGCACAGCAGTATTGCCGGATACGCGCAAGATCAGCAAGGCCGCTGGGTTGTATTTGCAGTGATGGTGAACAACAACGCAGGGGAACCCAAAGAGGCGCGGATGCTGCAGGACGAAATTGTGACGCTGATTGTCGGACGATAA
- a CDS encoding PEGA domain-containing protein — protein MRKIHRHASNSVSILLVWLIVCVALLPGASATQLAHPPGVGIWEMLFGPPPPGQRHATAHTSGTGTDAVAPAAALRTPGSAGDPAARPLEASTEAEVLKDLLCPYVDYTERAAVPAAHTTAPGSQFRLVTPNLAALLSAKIRPGAARTGRIFVSTTPQDATVRLLRHPVVFSQGMALAPGAYVVEAQRKGHAPVRREVTIRAGEDAACHLTLAPAPAQGQLFVNVSPANATVRVVNIKPVFSQGMLLEPGTYQLDAFQDGYRTAALNVTIAAGERKTIAMNLEPAGPQGRLFVQTEPAGAQVRILNIQPRFRQGMLLEEGTYTVCASLPGHDSVTVHAVVRPAEDNTLVLALPPAAPDGRLFVNGMPAGGTVRIMSVQPAFTQGMPVRPGVHVLELVFPGNKPMVHHVTVVPGEALHVDAVAMRAGNSQSGVFSVPMTRAGGDHATLTPVQAVTPAAGLASETSPAETGTVGGGRLFVQTAPSDADIRITHMSWSSPATYAEGMLLPEGTYNVSVFKEGYDPVLERVQVLPGKSTQLFLDLAARSQASAAATVPRRAATR, from the coding sequence ATGCGCAAAATACACCGCCACGCCAGCAATTCTGTCTCCATCCTCCTGGTATGGTTGATTGTTTGCGTGGCGCTTCTCCCTGGCGCCTCGGCCACGCAACTTGCGCATCCTCCGGGCGTGGGCATTTGGGAAATGCTGTTCGGCCCGCCTCCGCCTGGACAGCGCCACGCCACGGCGCACACGTCTGGCACCGGGACCGACGCTGTTGCGCCGGCCGCAGCCCTGCGCACGCCTGGCAGCGCGGGAGATCCCGCCGCCCGGCCCCTTGAGGCATCCACGGAAGCCGAGGTCCTTAAAGACCTGTTATGCCCGTATGTCGATTACACCGAACGAGCCGCCGTCCCGGCCGCGCACACGACGGCCCCAGGATCGCAGTTCCGGCTGGTCACTCCCAATCTTGCGGCGCTGCTGTCTGCCAAGATACGTCCCGGTGCGGCGCGCACTGGGCGAATCTTCGTGTCCACCACCCCGCAGGACGCCACGGTGCGTCTGCTGCGCCATCCGGTCGTCTTTTCGCAGGGCATGGCCCTGGCCCCGGGGGCCTATGTGGTGGAAGCCCAGCGCAAGGGGCATGCCCCGGTACGGCGGGAAGTCACCATTCGCGCTGGCGAAGATGCTGCCTGTCACCTGACGCTGGCGCCCGCCCCTGCCCAGGGGCAGTTGTTCGTCAACGTCAGTCCGGCGAATGCCACGGTCCGGGTGGTGAACATCAAGCCCGTGTTTTCCCAGGGCATGCTGTTGGAGCCCGGCACATATCAGTTGGATGCCTTCCAGGACGGCTACCGCACCGCCGCGCTCAATGTCACCATTGCCGCCGGAGAACGCAAGACCATCGCCATGAATCTGGAGCCGGCTGGTCCGCAGGGCCGGCTGTTTGTTCAGACGGAACCGGCGGGGGCGCAGGTGCGCATCCTGAACATCCAGCCGCGGTTCCGCCAGGGCATGCTCCTGGAAGAGGGAACCTACACCGTATGCGCCTCCTTGCCCGGGCATGATTCCGTCACAGTGCATGCCGTGGTGCGTCCTGCCGAAGACAATACGCTTGTGCTCGCGTTGCCGCCTGCCGCGCCGGATGGCCGGTTGTTCGTGAACGGCATGCCGGCTGGCGGCACGGTGCGGATCATGAGCGTACAGCCAGCCTTTACCCAGGGCATGCCCGTGCGCCCCGGCGTGCATGTGCTGGAGCTTGTCTTCCCCGGCAACAAGCCGATGGTGCACCATGTGACGGTCGTTCCCGGAGAGGCCCTGCATGTGGACGCCGTGGCCATGCGTGCCGGCAACAGCCAGTCTGGGGTCTTCAGCGTTCCCATGACACGAGCAGGCGGGGACCACGCGACGTTGACGCCGGTCCAGGCCGTCACGCCTGCCGCCGGGCTAGCGTCTGAAACGTCACCGGCGGAGACAGGAACAGTCGGCGGTGGCAGATTGTTTGTGCAAACAGCGCCCAGCGACGCGGATATCCGCATCACGCATATGTCGTGGTCTTCGCCGGCAACATACGCCGAAGGGATGCTGCTGCCTGAGGGAACATACAACGTCAGCGTGTTCAAAGAGGGCTACGACCCGGTTCTTGAACGCGTGCAGGTGCTGCCCGGCAAGAGCACGCAGCTGTTCCTGGACCTGGCGGCCCGGTCGCAGGCCTCCGCCGCGGCAACAGTGCCGCGCCGTGCCGCCACACGCTGA
- a CDS encoding M23 family metallopeptidase translates to MLLKKYHLVVFREDHSDCRHLRLRGWLLPAVVLLFAVLTASLVALWYQQRTEETSVIKMVIEQDRDAVLRDALLMQASTVRTLANRADRILLLNTKLALMFGNPTEEDFERATNMGLKYSQDRMENVALYTPRQMGRLLSRLLDEMGDEIFLEETRQQDIFVAVRQQSPAVIQELPSIWPVRGRFTSPFGVRRHPISGRAIMHKGIDISAPQGTPIVAPASGKVVFAKRFSGYGLTIEIEHRPGLRTRYAHCSSILVKVGDQVKRGQIIGKVGATGRTTGSHLHYEVHVRGQVVNPLIYILN, encoded by the coding sequence ATGCTTCTAAAAAAATACCATCTCGTTGTCTTTCGGGAAGACCACAGCGACTGCCGCCACCTGCGCCTGCGGGGCTGGCTGCTGCCGGCCGTGGTGCTGCTCTTTGCGGTGCTGACGGCCTCCCTCGTGGCGCTCTGGTACCAGCAGCGCACAGAGGAGACCAGCGTCATCAAAATGGTCATCGAGCAGGACCGGGACGCCGTGCTGCGGGATGCGCTGCTGATGCAGGCCTCCACCGTGCGCACCCTGGCCAACCGGGCCGACCGCATCCTGCTGCTGAATACCAAATTGGCGCTCATGTTCGGCAACCCGACGGAGGAAGACTTTGAGCGCGCCACCAACATGGGCCTCAAATACTCGCAGGACCGGATGGAGAACGTGGCCCTGTACACCCCGCGGCAGATGGGGCGCCTGCTGAGCAGACTGCTTGATGAGATGGGGGACGAAATTTTTCTGGAGGAGACACGGCAGCAGGATATTTTTGTGGCCGTGCGCCAGCAAAGCCCGGCGGTCATCCAGGAGCTGCCCTCCATCTGGCCCGTGCGCGGGCGGTTCACCTCGCCCTTCGGCGTGCGGCGGCATCCCATCTCGGGGCGGGCCATCATGCACAAGGGCATCGATATTTCCGCCCCCCAGGGCACGCCCATCGTGGCGCCAGCCTCGGGCAAGGTGGTGTTTGCCAAGCGTTTTTCCGGCTATGGCCTGACCATTGAAATTGAGCACCGCCCAGGCCTGCGCACCCGGTACGCCCACTGCAGCAGCATCCTGGTGAAGGTGGGGGATCAGGTGAAACGCGGGCAGATCATCGGCAAGGTGGGCGCCACCGGCAGGACCACCGGCTCTCATTTGCACTACGAGGTGCACGTGAGAGGACAAGTGGTGAACCCGCTGATCTATATTCTTAATTGA
- the minC gene encoding septum site-determining protein MinC gives MTDSPQPVLIKGRVHPMAMLLLRSADAPVIAQHLAGMRNEADGPDLLARSLICLDCSWLGDRKDELDLPQLVQALRQAGLAPVAVKAPSPAQEAQLPSLGCIIFEEQARALQSSKPERVLPMVVDRPVRCGQTIYAKGRDLIVLAGVNPGAEVLADGNIHVYGALRGRALAGALGDVEARVHCGQFLPELVGVAGVYLTSDELVGRTSSGPALCLLEGEELTILAAPHGMADPGMCGKL, from the coding sequence ATGACTGATTCTCCACAGCCTGTGCTCATCAAGGGCCGCGTCCACCCCATGGCCATGCTGCTGCTGCGCAGCGCCGACGCCCCCGTCATCGCGCAGCACCTGGCCGGCATGCGCAACGAAGCCGACGGCCCGGATCTGCTGGCCCGCTCCCTGATCTGCCTGGACTGCTCCTGGCTGGGCGACCGCAAGGACGAGCTGGATCTGCCGCAGCTGGTGCAGGCCTTGCGCCAGGCCGGGCTGGCTCCCGTGGCGGTGAAGGCGCCCTCCCCTGCCCAGGAAGCGCAGCTGCCCTCCCTGGGGTGCATCATATTTGAGGAACAGGCGCGCGCCTTGCAATCCTCCAAGCCGGAGCGCGTGCTGCCCATGGTGGTGGACCGCCCCGTGCGCTGCGGGCAAACCATCTACGCCAAGGGCCGCGACTTGATTGTGCTTGCCGGGGTGAATCCCGGTGCCGAGGTTCTTGCCGATGGCAACATCCATGTGTATGGTGCCTTGCGAGGCAGAGCCCTGGCCGGGGCCCTGGGCGACGTGGAAGCCCGCGTGCATTGCGGCCAGTTTCTGCCAGAGCTGGTGGGCGTGGCTGGCGTATACCTGACCAGCGACGAGCTGGTGGGCCGCACCTCATCCGGCCCGGCCCTGTGCCTGCTGGAGGGCGAGGAATTGACCATCCTGGCGGCCCCCCACGGCATGGCGGACCCCGGCATGTGCGGCAAGCTGTAA
- the minD gene encoding septum site-determining protein MinD, translating into MATVIVVTSGKGGVGKTTTVAAMGTGLALRGHKVAVIDFDVGLRNLDLIMGCERRVVYDFINVIHGEATLRQALIKDKRVDSLFILPTSQTRDKDALTVDGVQTIIDQLKEEFDYILCDSPAGIEHGAMMAMHHADEAIVVCNPEVSSVRDSDRIIGLLASKTKRAIEGHTPVRERLLITRYDADRVARGEMLSVQDVHDILAVPLLGVIPESRAILQASNEGNPIIFDGDTEAGQAYADAVARLSGEERPLRFITPEKRGFLAKIFGKDKKVRGV; encoded by the coding sequence GTGGCAACCGTCATCGTCGTCACTTCGGGCAAGGGCGGGGTGGGCAAAACCACCACCGTGGCCGCCATGGGCACCGGACTGGCCCTGCGGGGGCACAAGGTTGCGGTCATCGATTTCGACGTGGGCCTGCGCAACCTGGATCTCATTATGGGCTGCGAACGTCGCGTGGTGTACGACTTCATCAACGTCATCCATGGCGAAGCCACCCTGCGTCAGGCGCTCATCAAAGACAAGCGCGTGGATTCGCTCTTCATCCTGCCCACGTCCCAGACGCGGGACAAGGATGCCCTGACCGTGGACGGCGTGCAGACGATCATCGATCAGCTCAAGGAAGAGTTCGACTATATTCTCTGCGACTCGCCGGCCGGCATTGAGCACGGCGCCATGATGGCCATGCACCATGCGGATGAGGCCATTGTGGTCTGCAACCCGGAAGTCTCCTCCGTACGCGACTCGGACCGCATCATCGGTCTGTTGGCCAGCAAGACCAAGCGCGCCATCGAAGGGCATACCCCGGTGCGCGAGCGGCTGCTCATCACCCGCTACGACGCCGACCGCGTGGCCCGCGGCGAGATGCTCAGCGTGCAGGACGTGCACGACATCCTGGCCGTGCCCCTGCTTGGCGTCATCCCGGAATCGCGCGCCATCCTTCAGGCCTCCAACGAGGGCAACCCCATCATCTTCGACGGCGACACCGAAGCCGGCCAGGCCTATGCCGACGCCGTGGCCCGTCTCTCGGGGGAAGAGCGGCCGCTGCGGTTCATCACCCCGGAAAAACGCGGCTTCCTGGCCAAGATCTTCGGCAAGGACAAGAAGGTCAGGGGGGTGTAG
- a CDS encoding energy-coupling factor ABC transporter ATP-binding protein: MTDRTAVPILALEQATYRYAGRERGVLHACSIALGGEKVGLIGPNGSGKTTLLQCLIGILQPHAGVLRFKGEIVADKNSLRTMRRHVGFVFQQADDQLFSPTVLEDVAFGPLNLGMTPEEAEAIARSTLASLGLSGYEARVCHRLSGGEKRLVALATVLAMSPELLLLDEPTNDLDPVMRKRIISIVNKLPQGMLIVSHDWDFLSRTVSSCLAMEDGRLTPVPMDVLHSHRHGDTADGDPQRPHLHATRPVNCG; the protein is encoded by the coding sequence GTGACTGATCGAACGGCTGTCCCCATTCTGGCGTTGGAGCAGGCCACGTATCGCTATGCAGGACGAGAACGCGGCGTGTTGCATGCGTGCTCCATTGCGCTTGGCGGGGAGAAGGTGGGGTTGATTGGCCCGAACGGCAGCGGCAAGACAACCCTGCTGCAGTGCCTCATCGGCATTCTGCAGCCTCATGCCGGGGTGTTGCGATTCAAGGGCGAAATTGTTGCAGACAAAAACAGCCTGCGGACCATGCGGCGGCATGTGGGGTTCGTGTTTCAGCAGGCGGACGATCAGCTGTTTTCCCCCACCGTCCTGGAGGATGTGGCGTTTGGGCCGCTGAATCTGGGCATGACGCCTGAAGAGGCTGAGGCGATTGCGCGCAGCACGCTGGCATCACTGGGATTATCCGGCTACGAAGCGCGTGTGTGCCACCGGCTGTCCGGCGGCGAAAAGCGGCTGGTCGCCTTGGCCACGGTGCTGGCCATGTCGCCCGAACTGTTGTTGCTGGACGAGCCGACCAATGATCTGGACCCGGTCATGCGCAAGCGGATCATCAGCATTGTAAACAAGTTGCCGCAAGGCATGCTCATTGTCTCCCACGATTGGGACTTCCTCTCCCGCACGGTCTCGTCCTGTCTGGCCATGGAGGATGGACGCCTGACCCCCGTGCCCATGGACGTGCTGCACAGCCATCGCCACGGCGATACGGCCGACGGCGACCCGCAGCGGCCACACCTGCACGCCACGCGGCCGGTCAACTGCGGATGA
- a CDS encoding RlpA-like double-psi beta-barrel domain-containing protein, with protein MRTLLFCKAIIILSALCYFQHQYSKTLEVQLEDYKNRFNQLQLSQASAEGALEGLQLSSYTQQLMLINSLADNKSKVTELLRMVQQKDFIIQSMTRGRVCTISAYSPTVGQTDDSPFITANNKRVRDGIVAVSRDLFANGWNFGRKIYIKDLGVYTIDDLMHERMRNSLDIFMFDTDLAIKFGKKQARAYLLGA; from the coding sequence ATGCGCACCCTGTTATTTTGCAAAGCAATCATCATCCTGTCTGCGTTGTGTTACTTCCAGCATCAATACAGCAAAACCCTGGAAGTGCAGCTGGAGGACTACAAAAACCGCTTCAATCAACTGCAGCTTTCCCAGGCCAGCGCAGAAGGCGCGCTCGAAGGCCTGCAGCTCTCAAGCTATACGCAACAACTCATGCTCATCAACTCCCTTGCGGACAACAAATCCAAGGTGACTGAACTGCTGCGCATGGTGCAGCAGAAGGATTTTATTATCCAGAGCATGACCAGAGGGCGTGTCTGCACCATCTCCGCCTACAGCCCCACAGTTGGACAAACAGACGATTCGCCGTTCATCACGGCAAACAACAAGCGCGTTCGCGATGGCATTGTGGCGGTCTCGCGCGATTTGTTCGCCAATGGCTGGAACTTCGGGCGAAAAATCTACATCAAGGACCTCGGCGTGTACACCATCGACGACCTCATGCATGAACGCATGCGCAACAGCCTGGATATTTTCATGTTCGACACCGATCTGGCCATCAAGTTTGGCAAAAAGCAAGCCCGCGCCTACCTGCTCGGCGCATGA
- a CDS encoding sensor domain-containing protein, giving the protein MTQASFDEFSAAAGKAISEAGVQSLFENAPVGILRCTRDGVPLLVNREAVRLFGYRTAEALLATVKDVPAAFMTPGGCEGARRLFASPQGLHGEELLLLQPDETSIWVQASTRVTVPASHANQPGSPLSQGDDSAGLLDLFITDIAARKRAEDALRQANLVVELSPVLLLVWEMEQDWPLVHISQNITLLGHSAKALLAAGASMASLMPPEDVAALRQEVQRCAAEDSDKFALDCRLRCSDGTIKWMETRITLLPPRPGLPARCQAIMLDVTSRKLAESRMLQQKAYFQQLFENSPQAIVICDRDGNVSGVNRAFEKMFGYEFTELWNKRLGPFIVPAGLAPQAEEMTRRLSQGEHVAAETIRRRKDGQIVHVYMLSFPIIINDEMEGAYRIFLDITERKRAEEQLVFHSFHDKLTGLPNRALLLDRLRRAMERAKRHGRARYALLYVDLDRFKLVNDSLGHAAGDQLIQITSQRIARLLQPIDTVSRLGGDEFCVLLDSVYSREDAERVARELLQEVEEPVELLHRRLQFTASIGIAMGDLQVDNEEMLLRDADIAMSMAKERGKNTYVVFDPSMRSRVQDAMRLETELRRAIAQEEIVAHYQPIVSVADNVLLGFEALARWRHPERGLIFPGEFIELAEETGLIVNLGRQILSAALQDLASWCTVHPAASRLTMSVNLSARQFMQSDLVEQVRQAVRASGMPAQCLCLELTESVVMENAASARVLLERLKALQVRLAVDDFGTGYSSLAYLHQFPLDSLKVDRSFVQRLGRQDSDNAIVHAIIQLAQALRLRVVAEGVEEVAQLEVLQSLGCDAAQGYLLGKPMPAEAVLRLLAGLDSETLQLRHCV; this is encoded by the coding sequence ATGACGCAAGCCAGTTTTGACGAATTCTCTGCCGCTGCCGGGAAGGCCATTTCCGAGGCAGGCGTCCAATCGCTTTTTGAAAACGCCCCGGTGGGTATCCTGCGATGCACCAGGGACGGCGTGCCGCTGCTGGTGAATCGGGAAGCGGTCCGGCTGTTCGGCTACCGCACGGCCGAGGCGCTGTTGGCCACAGTCAAAGACGTGCCTGCTGCATTCATGACGCCCGGCGGCTGCGAAGGGGCACGACGACTGTTCGCCTCCCCGCAGGGACTGCACGGCGAGGAATTGCTGCTGCTGCAACCGGATGAAACGTCGATATGGGTACAGGCAAGCACGCGGGTAACTGTGCCAGCCTCCCACGCCAACCAGCCGGGCTCCCCACTCTCCCAGGGCGACGACTCCGCCGGCCTGCTCGATCTCTTCATCACCGACATTGCCGCGCGCAAACGCGCCGAAGACGCCCTGCGTCAGGCCAATCTGGTGGTGGAGCTTTCCCCGGTGCTGCTGCTGGTGTGGGAAATGGAACAGGACTGGCCCCTGGTGCACATTTCCCAAAATATCACCCTGCTGGGGCATTCCGCCAAGGCGCTTCTGGCTGCAGGGGCTTCCATGGCCTCCCTGATGCCGCCCGAGGATGTGGCGGCCCTGCGGCAGGAAGTGCAGCGGTGCGCCGCCGAGGATTCGGACAAGTTTGCCCTGGATTGCCGCTTGCGGTGCAGTGATGGCACCATCAAATGGATGGAAACGCGCATCACCCTGCTGCCACCACGGCCCGGGCTGCCGGCGCGTTGCCAGGCCATCATGCTGGATGTGACCAGCCGCAAGCTGGCCGAATCGCGTATGCTCCAGCAAAAGGCGTACTTTCAGCAACTTTTTGAGAATTCGCCGCAGGCCATTGTCATTTGCGACCGCGACGGCAATGTCTCCGGCGTCAATCGCGCCTTCGAAAAAATGTTCGGCTATGAGTTCACCGAGCTGTGGAACAAGCGCCTCGGGCCGTTCATTGTGCCCGCAGGGCTTGCACCGCAGGCCGAGGAGATGACGCGCAGGCTCTCCCAGGGGGAGCACGTGGCTGCGGAGACCATCCGCCGTCGCAAGGACGGGCAGATTGTGCACGTGTACATGCTGTCGTTCCCCATCATCATCAATGACGAGATGGAGGGCGCCTACCGCATCTTCCTGGATATCACCGAACGCAAGCGCGCCGAGGAACAGCTCGTCTTCCACAGTTTTCACGACAAACTCACCGGTCTGCCCAACCGGGCGCTGCTGCTGGACCGCCTGCGCCGCGCCATGGAACGCGCCAAGCGCCACGGCCGGGCGCGGTATGCCCTGCTGTACGTGGATCTGGACCGCTTCAAACTCGTCAACGACAGCCTGGGGCACGCCGCGGGGGATCAGCTCATCCAGATCACCAGCCAGCGCATTGCCCGGCTGCTCCAGCCCATCGACACCGTCTCCCGCCTGGGGGGCGACGAGTTTTGCGTGCTGCTTGATTCCGTATACTCCCGGGAAGACGCAGAACGAGTGGCCCGGGAGTTGCTGCAGGAGGTGGAGGAGCCGGTGGAGTTGCTGCATCGCAGGCTGCAGTTCACGGCATCCATCGGCATTGCCATGGGCGACTTGCAGGTGGACAATGAGGAAATGCTGCTGCGCGATGCGGATATTGCCATGTCCATGGCCAAGGAGCGCGGCAAGAATACCTATGTGGTGTTCGATCCTTCCATGCGCAGCAGGGTGCAGGACGCCATGCGGCTGGAAACGGAGCTGCGGCGGGCCATTGCCCAGGAAGAGATTGTGGCGCACTACCAGCCCATCGTTTCCGTGGCAGATAATGTGCTGCTGGGATTCGAGGCGCTCGCCCGATGGCGGCATCCGGAGCGGGGACTGATTTTTCCCGGAGAATTCATCGAGCTTGCGGAGGAAACCGGGCTCATCGTGAACCTGGGCCGCCAGATTCTTTCGGCGGCGTTGCAGGATCTCGCGTCCTGGTGCACCGTGCACCCGGCGGCGTCGCGGCTGACCATGTCCGTCAACCTCTCGGCGCGGCAGTTCATGCAGTCTGATCTTGTGGAACAGGTGCGGCAGGCCGTCAGGGCCAGCGGCATGCCGGCGCAGTGCCTGTGCCTGGAGCTGACGGAAAGCGTGGTCATGGAAAACGCCGCCTCGGCCAGGGTGCTGCTGGAGCGACTCAAGGCCTTGCAGGTGCGGCTGGCCGTGGACGATTTCGGCACCGGATACTCATCCCTGGCGTATCTGCATCAATTTCCGCTGGATTCCCTCAAGGTGGACCGATCTTTTGTGCAGCGGCTGGGCCGGCAGGACAGCGACAACGCCATCGTTCACGCCATCATCCAGTTGGCGCAGGCGTTGCGGCTCAGGGTTGTTGCCGAAGGCGTCGAGGAAGTGGCGCAACTGGAGGTGCTGCAATCCCTGGGGTGCGATGCCGCACAGGGCTACCTGCTGGGCAAGCCCATGCCCGCAGAAGCGGTGCTGCGGCTGCTGGCAGGCCTGGACAGCGAGACGCTACAACTGCGACATTGCGTGTAA
- the minE gene encoding cell division topological specificity factor MinE, with the protein MGIFDFLRPRKNSACVAKERLQIIVAHQRALNSGHDYLPVLQKELLDVIRRYIPVTEDQVKIELDRQGDCHVLELNVTLPDKNDRGATGGSDRG; encoded by the coding sequence ATGGGAATTTTTGACTTTCTTCGGCCCAGGAAAAACAGCGCCTGCGTGGCCAAGGAGCGACTGCAAATCATTGTCGCCCATCAACGCGCCTTGAACAGCGGGCACGATTACCTGCCCGTGCTGCAAAAAGAACTGCTCGACGTCATCCGCCGCTACATCCCTGTCACCGAGGATCAGGTCAAGATTGAGCTGGACCGCCAGGGCGATTGCCACGTCCTGGAGCTTAATGTCACCCTGCCCGACAAAAACGACAGGGGCGCGACGG